From a region of the Syngnathus scovelli strain Florida chromosome 19, RoL_Ssco_1.2, whole genome shotgun sequence genome:
- the epb41a gene encoding protein 4.1 isoform X1 — MTTDEAESHQKKPRQQEEAGGDAKPASPEDEHLRPRNRNSAGGRGLSRLFSSFLKRRSQCESEGGEEEEEEEAKAPIADPEPELKIEGEVAHDQHSLSSAEAQAAQVEKKEGEEEEEAGKDKPLNKEKAEAATLEKDGDNKKDEEQKEDASEGSGNQEKEEEESKTPKAPRRPKTMQVKVTLLDDTLYECELDKHAKGQELFTKVCDHLNLLERDYYGLVIWETPKVKTMMDLAKEIRRQVQGANYDFTFNVKFYPPDPAQLSEDITRYYLCLQLRKDILQGRLPCSFVTLALLGSYALQSELGEYDPEVHAADYAKEMKMVKGQTKELEDKMMELHRTYRSMSPAQADMMFLENAKKLSMYGVDLHPAKDLDGVDIMLGVCSNGLMVYKDKLRINRFPWPKVLKVSYKRSSFFIKIRPSEVEHYESAIGFKLPNYKAAKKLWKVCVEHHTFFRLISTEMVATPKKFLALGSKFRYSGRTQAQTKQASSLIDRPAPAFQRTSSKRNSRSMDGAMASTPGTKSSRPVSAPIMSPLSPGESTPSPLLHTLHLAQRSNGSTPKFQRSADRKAELKGHGRKSQSPGPESTPEMKQPLARRERRRSPSVTAANGEREKKSQHSPQDKTKMEMMRVRKKRAKKLEGETIYIRHSNLMLELNPKGLACTIFLSDSDDVDKTQTEIMRHHTSISELKRSFMESVPEPRPSEWDKRLSSNSPFRTASINGQLQPASLYGPKVRACSLSPTPGESPLFRHACLLDDEDSEVHWVDEDEEEEEEEEEEEQACGETLEVAVKVPDEARRLDSSVSGAEDPDNHHLGRHQLSSRNCGLQRHPLSSHGDKDHYIRVSPGVSPTACGQLCRTRLRSAAECPDHHIRDHQHHHNHPDHQDGERGNLRNSH, encoded by the exons ATGACGACAGACGAAGCAGAGAGTCACCAGAAGAAGCCAAGGCAGCAAGAGGAGGCTGGCGGGGACGCCAAGCCGGCCTCTCCCGAAGACGAGCACCTCCGGCCTCGCAACCGCAACTCTGCCGGCGGCCGAGGCCTCTCCCGCCTCTTCTCCTCCTTCCTGAAGAGACGCTCGCAGTGTGAGAGcgagggaggggaggaggaggaggaagaagaggccaAAGCCCCCATTGCTGACCCTGAACCTGAGCTGAAGATTGAGGGAGAGGTGGCCCATGATCAGCACTCGCTTAGCAGCGCTGAGGCGCAG GCTGCCCAAGTAGAGAAGAAAGaaggcgaggaggaggaggaggctggaAAAGACAAACCGCTCAACAAGGAGAAAGCAGAGGCGGCTACGCTGGAGAAAGACGGGGATAACAAGAAGGACGAGGAGCAGAAGGAGGACGCTTCTGAAGGCAGCGGTAACCAAgagaaagaagaggaggaatCCAAAACTCCCAAAGCTCCACGCCGCCCCAAAACCATGCAAGTTAAAGTCACCCTGCTGGACGACACTCTCTATGAGTGTGAACTGGAC AAACATGCCAAAGGCCAGGAGCTGTTCACAAAAGTATGCGATCACCTCAATCTGCTGGAGAGAGACTATTACGGGCTGGTCATCTGGGAGACGCCCAAGGTGAAG ACGATGATGGATCTGGCCAAGGAGATCCGCAGGCAGGTGCAAG GGGCCAACTATGATTTCACGTTCAATGTGAAATTCTACCCTCCGGATCCGGCCCAATTGTCGGAGGACATCACAAG GTATTACCTGTGCCTGCAACTGCGCAAGGACATCCTGCAAGGGCGTCTGCCATGCTCTTTTGTCACCCTGGCCTTGCTGGGCTCCTACGCTCTGCAGTCAGAGCTGGGCGAGTATGACCCCGAGGTGCACGCCGCTGATTACGCTAAGGAGATGAAGATGGTTAAGGGGCAGACCAAGGAGCTTGAGGACAAGATGATGGAGCTACACCGCACTTACCG GTCAATGAGTCCAGCTCAAGCTGACATGATGTTCCTGGAGAACGCAAAGAAGCTGTCCATGTATGGAGTGGACCTCCACCCTGCCAAG GATCTGGATGGTGTTGACATCATGCTGGGCGTTTGCTCCAATGGTCTGATGGTTTATAAAGACAAACTGAGGATCAACCGTTTTCCCTGGCCCAAAGTCCTGAAGGTCTCATACAAGCGCAGCAGCTTCTTCATCAAAATACGTCCATCCGAG GTAGAACATTATGAGAGCGCTATCGGCTTCAAACTTCCAAACTACAAAGCAGCCAAGAAACTGTGGAAAGTGTGCGTAGAGCATCACACATTCTTCAG gCTGATCTCCACGGAGATGGTGGCAACTCCCAAAAAGTTTCTGGCTCTGGGCTCCAAATTTCGCTACAGCGGTCGAACTCAGGCTCAAACCAAACAGGCCAGCTCGCTCATTGACAGACCGGCTCCGGCTTTCCAGCGCACGTCTAGTAAGAGGAACTCCCGCAGTATGGATGGAG CTATGGCATCCACCCCGGGCACCAAATCCAGCCGTCCGGTCAGCGCCCCCATCATGTCGCCGCTGTCTCCCGGGGAGAGCACGCCGTCGCCTCTGCTGCACACCCTTCACCTGGCCCAGCGCAGCAACGGCTCCACGCCCAAGTTCCAGCGCTCGGCAGACAGGAAAGCCGAGCTGAAGGGCCACGGTCGGAAAAGCCAGAGCCCCGGACCGGAGTCCACTCCAGAAATGAAG CAGCCATTGGCCAGGAGAGAACGGAGACGTTCCCCCTCTGTGACCGCTGCCAATGGCGAACGAGAGAAAAAGAGCCAG CACTCTCCTCAGGACAAAACAAAGATGGAAATGATGCGAGTGAGGAAG AAACGAGCTAAGAAACTTGAGGGTGAAACTATTTATATCAGACATAGCAATTTAATGTTGGAG CTTAACCCTAAAGGCTTGGCATGCACCATTTTCCTCTCTGACTCTGAT GACGTGGATAAGACCCAGACGGAGATCATGCGTCACCACACGAGTATCAGCGAGCTGAAGAGAAGTTTCATGGAGTCTGTACCGGAGCCTCGACCCAGTGAATGGGACAAGCGTCTTTCCAGCAACTCGCCTTTCCGCACAGCGAGCATCAACGGCCAGCTGCAACCTGCG TCGCTGTATGGACCAAAGGTAAGAGCATGTAGCTTGTCCCCGACGCCGGGGGAATCGCCTCTGTTCAGGCACGCTTGTCTGCTGGACGACGAGGACAGTGAGGTACATTGGGTAGacgaagacgaggaggaggaggaggaggaggaggaggaggagcaagcCTGTGGTGAGACTTTGGAGGTGGCTGTCAAGGTGCCAGATGAGGCCAGACGCTTGGACAGCTCCG TCTCCGGTGCTGAAGACCCAGACAATCACCATCTCGGACGTCACCAACTCTCTTCGAGGAACTGCGGCCTACAAAGACATCCCCTTAGTTCACACGGAGACAAAGACCATTACATACGAGTCAGCCCAG GTGTCTCTCCCACAGCCTGTGGACAACTTTGCAGAACGAGACTCCGGAGTGCTGCTGAGTGCCCAGACCATCACATCCGAGACCATCAGCACCACCACAACCACCCAGATCACCAAG ACGGTGAAAGGGGGAATCTCAGAAACTCGCATTGA
- the epb41a gene encoding protein 4.1 isoform X6, with protein MTTDEAESHQKKPRQQEEAGGDAKPASPEDEHLRPRNRNSAGGRGLSRLFSSFLKRRSQCESEGGEEEEEEEAKAPIADPEPELKIEGEVAHDQHSLSSAEAQAAQVEKKEGEEEEEAGKDKPLNKEKAEAATLEKDGDNKKDEEQKEDASEGSGNQEKEEEESKTPKAPRRPKTMQVKVTLLDDTLYECELDKHAKGQELFTKVCDHLNLLERDYYGLVIWETPKVKTMMDLAKEIRRQVQGANYDFTFNVKFYPPDPAQLSEDITRYYLCLQLRKDILQGRLPCSFVTLALLGSYALQSELGEYDPEVHAADYAKEMKMVKGQTKELEDKMMELHRTYRSMSPAQADMMFLENAKKLSMYGVDLHPAKDLDGVDIMLGVCSNGLMVYKDKLRINRFPWPKVLKVSYKRSSFFIKIRPSEVEHYESAIGFKLPNYKAAKKLWKVCVEHHTFFRLISTEMVATPKKFLALGSKFRYSGRTQAQTKQASSLIDRPAPAFQRTSSKRNSRSMDGAMASTPGTKSSRPVSAPIMSPLSPGESTPSPLLHTLHLAQRSNGSTPKFQRSADRKAELKGHGRKSQSPGPESTPEMKQPLARRERRRSPSVTAANGEREKKSQHSPQDKTKMEMMRVRKKRAKKLEGETIYIRHSNLMLELNPKGLACTIFLSDSDDVDKTQTEIMRHHTSISELKRSFMESVPEPRPSEWDKRLSSNSPFRTASINGQLQPASPVLKTQTITISDVTNSLRGTAAYKDIPLVHTETKTITYESAQPVDNFAERDSGVLLSAQTITSETISTTTTTQITKTVKGGISETRIEKRIVITGDTEIDHDKALAQAIKEAKEQHPDMSVTKVVVHQETEISPE; from the exons ATGACGACAGACGAAGCAGAGAGTCACCAGAAGAAGCCAAGGCAGCAAGAGGAGGCTGGCGGGGACGCCAAGCCGGCCTCTCCCGAAGACGAGCACCTCCGGCCTCGCAACCGCAACTCTGCCGGCGGCCGAGGCCTCTCCCGCCTCTTCTCCTCCTTCCTGAAGAGACGCTCGCAGTGTGAGAGcgagggaggggaggaggaggaggaagaagaggccaAAGCCCCCATTGCTGACCCTGAACCTGAGCTGAAGATTGAGGGAGAGGTGGCCCATGATCAGCACTCGCTTAGCAGCGCTGAGGCGCAG GCTGCCCAAGTAGAGAAGAAAGaaggcgaggaggaggaggaggctggaAAAGACAAACCGCTCAACAAGGAGAAAGCAGAGGCGGCTACGCTGGAGAAAGACGGGGATAACAAGAAGGACGAGGAGCAGAAGGAGGACGCTTCTGAAGGCAGCGGTAACCAAgagaaagaagaggaggaatCCAAAACTCCCAAAGCTCCACGCCGCCCCAAAACCATGCAAGTTAAAGTCACCCTGCTGGACGACACTCTCTATGAGTGTGAACTGGAC AAACATGCCAAAGGCCAGGAGCTGTTCACAAAAGTATGCGATCACCTCAATCTGCTGGAGAGAGACTATTACGGGCTGGTCATCTGGGAGACGCCCAAGGTGAAG ACGATGATGGATCTGGCCAAGGAGATCCGCAGGCAGGTGCAAG GGGCCAACTATGATTTCACGTTCAATGTGAAATTCTACCCTCCGGATCCGGCCCAATTGTCGGAGGACATCACAAG GTATTACCTGTGCCTGCAACTGCGCAAGGACATCCTGCAAGGGCGTCTGCCATGCTCTTTTGTCACCCTGGCCTTGCTGGGCTCCTACGCTCTGCAGTCAGAGCTGGGCGAGTATGACCCCGAGGTGCACGCCGCTGATTACGCTAAGGAGATGAAGATGGTTAAGGGGCAGACCAAGGAGCTTGAGGACAAGATGATGGAGCTACACCGCACTTACCG GTCAATGAGTCCAGCTCAAGCTGACATGATGTTCCTGGAGAACGCAAAGAAGCTGTCCATGTATGGAGTGGACCTCCACCCTGCCAAG GATCTGGATGGTGTTGACATCATGCTGGGCGTTTGCTCCAATGGTCTGATGGTTTATAAAGACAAACTGAGGATCAACCGTTTTCCCTGGCCCAAAGTCCTGAAGGTCTCATACAAGCGCAGCAGCTTCTTCATCAAAATACGTCCATCCGAG GTAGAACATTATGAGAGCGCTATCGGCTTCAAACTTCCAAACTACAAAGCAGCCAAGAAACTGTGGAAAGTGTGCGTAGAGCATCACACATTCTTCAG gCTGATCTCCACGGAGATGGTGGCAACTCCCAAAAAGTTTCTGGCTCTGGGCTCCAAATTTCGCTACAGCGGTCGAACTCAGGCTCAAACCAAACAGGCCAGCTCGCTCATTGACAGACCGGCTCCGGCTTTCCAGCGCACGTCTAGTAAGAGGAACTCCCGCAGTATGGATGGAG CTATGGCATCCACCCCGGGCACCAAATCCAGCCGTCCGGTCAGCGCCCCCATCATGTCGCCGCTGTCTCCCGGGGAGAGCACGCCGTCGCCTCTGCTGCACACCCTTCACCTGGCCCAGCGCAGCAACGGCTCCACGCCCAAGTTCCAGCGCTCGGCAGACAGGAAAGCCGAGCTGAAGGGCCACGGTCGGAAAAGCCAGAGCCCCGGACCGGAGTCCACTCCAGAAATGAAG CAGCCATTGGCCAGGAGAGAACGGAGACGTTCCCCCTCTGTGACCGCTGCCAATGGCGAACGAGAGAAAAAGAGCCAG CACTCTCCTCAGGACAAAACAAAGATGGAAATGATGCGAGTGAGGAAG AAACGAGCTAAGAAACTTGAGGGTGAAACTATTTATATCAGACATAGCAATTTAATGTTGGAG CTTAACCCTAAAGGCTTGGCATGCACCATTTTCCTCTCTGACTCTGAT GACGTGGATAAGACCCAGACGGAGATCATGCGTCACCACACGAGTATCAGCGAGCTGAAGAGAAGTTTCATGGAGTCTGTACCGGAGCCTCGACCCAGTGAATGGGACAAGCGTCTTTCCAGCAACTCGCCTTTCCGCACAGCGAGCATCAACGGCCAGCTGCAACCTGCG TCTCCGGTGCTGAAGACCCAGACAATCACCATCTCGGACGTCACCAACTCTCTTCGAGGAACTGCGGCCTACAAAGACATCCCCTTAGTTCACACGGAGACAAAGACCATTACATACGAGTCAGCCCAG CCTGTGGACAACTTTGCAGAACGAGACTCCGGAGTGCTGCTGAGTGCCCAGACCATCACATCCGAGACCATCAGCACCACCACAACCACCCAGATCACCAAG ACGGTGAAAGGGGGAATCTCAGAAACTCGCATTGAGAAGAGAATTGTCATTACTGGAGATACTGAAATTGATCATGACAAG GCCTTGGCTCAGGCTATAAAAGAAGCAAAAGAACAACACCCAGACATGTCTGTCACCAAAGTGGTTGTCCACCAAGAAACGGAGATTTCCCCCGAGTAA
- the epb41a gene encoding protein 4.1 isoform X11 produces MTTDEAESHQKKPRQQEEAGGDAKPASPEDEHLRPRNRNSAGGRGLSRLFSSFLKRRSQCESEGGEEEEEEEAKAPIADPEPELKIEGEVAHDQHSLSSAEAQAAQVEKKEGEEEEEAGKDKPLNKEKAEAATLEKDGDNKKDEEQKEDASEGSGNQEKEEEESKTPKAPRRPKTMQVKVTLLDDTLYECELDKHAKGQELFTKVCDHLNLLERDYYGLVIWETPKVKTMMDLAKEIRRQVQGANYDFTFNVKFYPPDPAQLSEDITRYYLCLQLRKDILQGRLPCSFVTLALLGSYALQSELGEYDPEVHAADYAKEMKMVKGQTKELEDKMMELHRTYRSMSPAQADMMFLENAKKLSMYGVDLHPAKDLDGVDIMLGVCSNGLMVYKDKLRINRFPWPKVLKVSYKRSSFFIKIRPSEVEHYESAIGFKLPNYKAAKKLWKVCVEHHTFFRLISTEMVATPKKFLALGSKFRYSGRTQAQTKQASSLIDRPAPAFQRTSSKRNSRSMDGAMASTPGTKSSRPVSAPIMSPLSPGESTPSPLLHTLHLAQRSNGSTPKFQRSADRKAELKGHGRKSQSPGPESTPEMKPLARRERRRSPSVTAANGEREKKSQHSPQDKTKMEMMRVRKKRAKKLEGETIYIRHSNLMLEDVDKTQTEIMRHHTSISELKRSFMESVPEPRPSEWDKRLSSNSPFRTASINGQLQPASPVLKTQTITISDVTNSLRGTAAYKDIPLVHTETKTITYESAQPVDNFAERDSGVLLSAQTITSETISTTTTTQITKTVKGGISETRIEKRIVITGDTEIDHDKALAQAIKEAKEQHPDMSVTKVVVHQETEISPE; encoded by the exons ATGACGACAGACGAAGCAGAGAGTCACCAGAAGAAGCCAAGGCAGCAAGAGGAGGCTGGCGGGGACGCCAAGCCGGCCTCTCCCGAAGACGAGCACCTCCGGCCTCGCAACCGCAACTCTGCCGGCGGCCGAGGCCTCTCCCGCCTCTTCTCCTCCTTCCTGAAGAGACGCTCGCAGTGTGAGAGcgagggaggggaggaggaggaggaagaagaggccaAAGCCCCCATTGCTGACCCTGAACCTGAGCTGAAGATTGAGGGAGAGGTGGCCCATGATCAGCACTCGCTTAGCAGCGCTGAGGCGCAG GCTGCCCAAGTAGAGAAGAAAGaaggcgaggaggaggaggaggctggaAAAGACAAACCGCTCAACAAGGAGAAAGCAGAGGCGGCTACGCTGGAGAAAGACGGGGATAACAAGAAGGACGAGGAGCAGAAGGAGGACGCTTCTGAAGGCAGCGGTAACCAAgagaaagaagaggaggaatCCAAAACTCCCAAAGCTCCACGCCGCCCCAAAACCATGCAAGTTAAAGTCACCCTGCTGGACGACACTCTCTATGAGTGTGAACTGGAC AAACATGCCAAAGGCCAGGAGCTGTTCACAAAAGTATGCGATCACCTCAATCTGCTGGAGAGAGACTATTACGGGCTGGTCATCTGGGAGACGCCCAAGGTGAAG ACGATGATGGATCTGGCCAAGGAGATCCGCAGGCAGGTGCAAG GGGCCAACTATGATTTCACGTTCAATGTGAAATTCTACCCTCCGGATCCGGCCCAATTGTCGGAGGACATCACAAG GTATTACCTGTGCCTGCAACTGCGCAAGGACATCCTGCAAGGGCGTCTGCCATGCTCTTTTGTCACCCTGGCCTTGCTGGGCTCCTACGCTCTGCAGTCAGAGCTGGGCGAGTATGACCCCGAGGTGCACGCCGCTGATTACGCTAAGGAGATGAAGATGGTTAAGGGGCAGACCAAGGAGCTTGAGGACAAGATGATGGAGCTACACCGCACTTACCG GTCAATGAGTCCAGCTCAAGCTGACATGATGTTCCTGGAGAACGCAAAGAAGCTGTCCATGTATGGAGTGGACCTCCACCCTGCCAAG GATCTGGATGGTGTTGACATCATGCTGGGCGTTTGCTCCAATGGTCTGATGGTTTATAAAGACAAACTGAGGATCAACCGTTTTCCCTGGCCCAAAGTCCTGAAGGTCTCATACAAGCGCAGCAGCTTCTTCATCAAAATACGTCCATCCGAG GTAGAACATTATGAGAGCGCTATCGGCTTCAAACTTCCAAACTACAAAGCAGCCAAGAAACTGTGGAAAGTGTGCGTAGAGCATCACACATTCTTCAG gCTGATCTCCACGGAGATGGTGGCAACTCCCAAAAAGTTTCTGGCTCTGGGCTCCAAATTTCGCTACAGCGGTCGAACTCAGGCTCAAACCAAACAGGCCAGCTCGCTCATTGACAGACCGGCTCCGGCTTTCCAGCGCACGTCTAGTAAGAGGAACTCCCGCAGTATGGATGGAG CTATGGCATCCACCCCGGGCACCAAATCCAGCCGTCCGGTCAGCGCCCCCATCATGTCGCCGCTGTCTCCCGGGGAGAGCACGCCGTCGCCTCTGCTGCACACCCTTCACCTGGCCCAGCGCAGCAACGGCTCCACGCCCAAGTTCCAGCGCTCGGCAGACAGGAAAGCCGAGCTGAAGGGCCACGGTCGGAAAAGCCAGAGCCCCGGACCGGAGTCCACTCCAGAAATGAAG CCATTGGCCAGGAGAGAACGGAGACGTTCCCCCTCTGTGACCGCTGCCAATGGCGAACGAGAGAAAAAGAGCCAG CACTCTCCTCAGGACAAAACAAAGATGGAAATGATGCGAGTGAGGAAG AAACGAGCTAAGAAACTTGAGGGTGAAACTATTTATATCAGACATAGCAATTTAATGTTGGAG GACGTGGATAAGACCCAGACGGAGATCATGCGTCACCACACGAGTATCAGCGAGCTGAAGAGAAGTTTCATGGAGTCTGTACCGGAGCCTCGACCCAGTGAATGGGACAAGCGTCTTTCCAGCAACTCGCCTTTCCGCACAGCGAGCATCAACGGCCAGCTGCAACCTGCG TCTCCGGTGCTGAAGACCCAGACAATCACCATCTCGGACGTCACCAACTCTCTTCGAGGAACTGCGGCCTACAAAGACATCCCCTTAGTTCACACGGAGACAAAGACCATTACATACGAGTCAGCCCAG CCTGTGGACAACTTTGCAGAACGAGACTCCGGAGTGCTGCTGAGTGCCCAGACCATCACATCCGAGACCATCAGCACCACCACAACCACCCAGATCACCAAG ACGGTGAAAGGGGGAATCTCAGAAACTCGCATTGAGAAGAGAATTGTCATTACTGGAGATACTGAAATTGATCATGACAAG GCCTTGGCTCAGGCTATAAAAGAAGCAAAAGAACAACACCCAGACATGTCTGTCACCAAAGTGGTTGTCCACCAAGAAACGGAGATTTCCCCCGAGTAA
- the epb41a gene encoding protein 4.1 isoform X10 — protein MTTDEAESHQKKPRQQEEAGGDAKPASPEDEHLRPRNRNSAGGRGLSRLFSSFLKRRSQCESEGGEEEEEEEAKAPIADPEPELKIEGEVAHDQHSLSSAEAQAAQVEKKEGEEEEEAGKDKPLNKEKAEAATLEKDGDNKKDEEQKEDASEGSGNQEKEEEESKTPKAPRRPKTMQVKVTLLDDTLYECELDKHAKGQELFTKVCDHLNLLERDYYGLVIWETPKVKTMMDLAKEIRRQVQGANYDFTFNVKFYPPDPAQLSEDITRYYLCLQLRKDILQGRLPCSFVTLALLGSYALQSELGEYDPEVHAADYAKEMKMVKGQTKELEDKMMELHRTYRSMSPAQADMMFLENAKKLSMYGVDLHPAKDLDGVDIMLGVCSNGLMVYKDKLRINRFPWPKVLKVSYKRSSFFIKIRPSEVEHYESAIGFKLPNYKAAKKLWKVCVEHHTFFRLISTEMVATPKKFLALGSKFRYSGRTQAQTKQASSLIDRPAPAFQRTSSKRNSRSMDGAMASTPGTKSSRPVSAPIMSPLSPGESTPSPLLHTLHLAQRSNGSTPKFQRSADRKAELKGHGRKSQSPGPESTPEMKQPLARRERRRSPSVTAANGEREKKSQHSPQDKTKMEMMRVRKKRAKKLEGETIYIRHSNLMLEDVDKTQTEIMRHHTSISELKRSFMESVPEPRPSEWDKRLSSNSPFRTASINGQLQPASPVLKTQTITISDVTNSLRGTAAYKDIPLVHTETKTITYESAQPVDNFAERDSGVLLSAQTITSETISTTTTTQITKTVKGGISETRIEKRIVITGDTEIDHDKALAQAIKEAKEQHPDMSVTKVVVHQETEISPE, from the exons ATGACGACAGACGAAGCAGAGAGTCACCAGAAGAAGCCAAGGCAGCAAGAGGAGGCTGGCGGGGACGCCAAGCCGGCCTCTCCCGAAGACGAGCACCTCCGGCCTCGCAACCGCAACTCTGCCGGCGGCCGAGGCCTCTCCCGCCTCTTCTCCTCCTTCCTGAAGAGACGCTCGCAGTGTGAGAGcgagggaggggaggaggaggaggaagaagaggccaAAGCCCCCATTGCTGACCCTGAACCTGAGCTGAAGATTGAGGGAGAGGTGGCCCATGATCAGCACTCGCTTAGCAGCGCTGAGGCGCAG GCTGCCCAAGTAGAGAAGAAAGaaggcgaggaggaggaggaggctggaAAAGACAAACCGCTCAACAAGGAGAAAGCAGAGGCGGCTACGCTGGAGAAAGACGGGGATAACAAGAAGGACGAGGAGCAGAAGGAGGACGCTTCTGAAGGCAGCGGTAACCAAgagaaagaagaggaggaatCCAAAACTCCCAAAGCTCCACGCCGCCCCAAAACCATGCAAGTTAAAGTCACCCTGCTGGACGACACTCTCTATGAGTGTGAACTGGAC AAACATGCCAAAGGCCAGGAGCTGTTCACAAAAGTATGCGATCACCTCAATCTGCTGGAGAGAGACTATTACGGGCTGGTCATCTGGGAGACGCCCAAGGTGAAG ACGATGATGGATCTGGCCAAGGAGATCCGCAGGCAGGTGCAAG GGGCCAACTATGATTTCACGTTCAATGTGAAATTCTACCCTCCGGATCCGGCCCAATTGTCGGAGGACATCACAAG GTATTACCTGTGCCTGCAACTGCGCAAGGACATCCTGCAAGGGCGTCTGCCATGCTCTTTTGTCACCCTGGCCTTGCTGGGCTCCTACGCTCTGCAGTCAGAGCTGGGCGAGTATGACCCCGAGGTGCACGCCGCTGATTACGCTAAGGAGATGAAGATGGTTAAGGGGCAGACCAAGGAGCTTGAGGACAAGATGATGGAGCTACACCGCACTTACCG GTCAATGAGTCCAGCTCAAGCTGACATGATGTTCCTGGAGAACGCAAAGAAGCTGTCCATGTATGGAGTGGACCTCCACCCTGCCAAG GATCTGGATGGTGTTGACATCATGCTGGGCGTTTGCTCCAATGGTCTGATGGTTTATAAAGACAAACTGAGGATCAACCGTTTTCCCTGGCCCAAAGTCCTGAAGGTCTCATACAAGCGCAGCAGCTTCTTCATCAAAATACGTCCATCCGAG GTAGAACATTATGAGAGCGCTATCGGCTTCAAACTTCCAAACTACAAAGCAGCCAAGAAACTGTGGAAAGTGTGCGTAGAGCATCACACATTCTTCAG gCTGATCTCCACGGAGATGGTGGCAACTCCCAAAAAGTTTCTGGCTCTGGGCTCCAAATTTCGCTACAGCGGTCGAACTCAGGCTCAAACCAAACAGGCCAGCTCGCTCATTGACAGACCGGCTCCGGCTTTCCAGCGCACGTCTAGTAAGAGGAACTCCCGCAGTATGGATGGAG CTATGGCATCCACCCCGGGCACCAAATCCAGCCGTCCGGTCAGCGCCCCCATCATGTCGCCGCTGTCTCCCGGGGAGAGCACGCCGTCGCCTCTGCTGCACACCCTTCACCTGGCCCAGCGCAGCAACGGCTCCACGCCCAAGTTCCAGCGCTCGGCAGACAGGAAAGCCGAGCTGAAGGGCCACGGTCGGAAAAGCCAGAGCCCCGGACCGGAGTCCACTCCAGAAATGAAG CAGCCATTGGCCAGGAGAGAACGGAGACGTTCCCCCTCTGTGACCGCTGCCAATGGCGAACGAGAGAAAAAGAGCCAG CACTCTCCTCAGGACAAAACAAAGATGGAAATGATGCGAGTGAGGAAG AAACGAGCTAAGAAACTTGAGGGTGAAACTATTTATATCAGACATAGCAATTTAATGTTGGAG GACGTGGATAAGACCCAGACGGAGATCATGCGTCACCACACGAGTATCAGCGAGCTGAAGAGAAGTTTCATGGAGTCTGTACCGGAGCCTCGACCCAGTGAATGGGACAAGCGTCTTTCCAGCAACTCGCCTTTCCGCACAGCGAGCATCAACGGCCAGCTGCAACCTGCG TCTCCGGTGCTGAAGACCCAGACAATCACCATCTCGGACGTCACCAACTCTCTTCGAGGAACTGCGGCCTACAAAGACATCCCCTTAGTTCACACGGAGACAAAGACCATTACATACGAGTCAGCCCAG CCTGTGGACAACTTTGCAGAACGAGACTCCGGAGTGCTGCTGAGTGCCCAGACCATCACATCCGAGACCATCAGCACCACCACAACCACCCAGATCACCAAG ACGGTGAAAGGGGGAATCTCAGAAACTCGCATTGAGAAGAGAATTGTCATTACTGGAGATACTGAAATTGATCATGACAAG GCCTTGGCTCAGGCTATAAAAGAAGCAAAAGAACAACACCCAGACATGTCTGTCACCAAAGTGGTTGTCCACCAAGAAACGGAGATTTCCCCCGAGTAA